In one window of Brassica rapa cultivar Chiifu-401-42 chromosome A07, CAAS_Brap_v3.01, whole genome shotgun sequence DNA:
- the LOC103831774 gene encoding probable cinnamyl alcohol dehydrogenase 1 yields MEESKPPMSSSGGDECLSWAARDPSGLLSPHTFTRRSVTSDDVSLKITHCGVCYADVIWTKNKHGDSKYPLVPGHEIAGVVNKVGSNVTRFKVGDHVGVGTFVNSCRECDYCDEGQEVSCVKGQVFTFNGVDYDGSVTKGGYSSHIVVHERYCYKIPVDYPLESAAPLLCAGVTVYAPMVRHSMNQPGKSLGVVGLGGLGHMAVKFGKAFGLHVTVFSTSVSKKEEALNLLGANNFVISSDHDQMKALAKSLDFIIDTASGDHAFDPYMSLLKIAGTYVLVGFPSEIKIQPATLNLGMRVLAGSVSGGTKVTQEMIDFCAAHKIYPNIEVIPIQKANEAIERVVKKDIKYRFVIDIENSLK; encoded by the exons ATGGAAGAATCGAAACCGCCGATGAGTTCTTCCGGAGGAGACGAGTGCTTGAGTTGGGCTGCACGAGATCCATCTGGTCTCCTCTCTCCTCACACCTTCACTCGCAG ATCTGTAACAAGTGATGATGTTTCACTAAAAATCACACACTGTGGGGTCTGTTACGCTGACGTCATCTGGACAAAAAACAAACATGGAGACTCTAAGTACCCTTTGGTTCCTgg GCATGAGATTGCTGGAGTAGTGAACAAGGTTGGATCTAATGTCACACGGTTCAAAGTCGGAGACCACGTTGGTGTTGGCACGTTTGTTAACTCCTGCAGGGAGTGTGATTACTGTGACGAAGGACAAGAGGTTAGCTGTGTGAAAGGGCAAGTCTTCACTTTCAACGGCGTTGATTACGATGGCTCTGTTACTAAAGGAGGCTACTCTAGCCACATTGTTGTTCACGAGAG GTACTGCTACAAGATACCTGTGGACTATCCTTTGGAATCAGCTGCGCCGTTGCTATGCGCTGGAGTCACTGTTTATGCTCCCATGGTGCGTCACAGTATGAACCAGCCTGGTAAGTCTCTTGGGGTGGTTGGGCTTGGTGGGCTTGGCCACATGGCGGTTAAGTTCGGCAAGGCTTTTGGACTTCATGTCACTGTTTTCAGCACTAGTGTTTCCAAGAAAGAGGAGGCTTTGAACCTGCTGGGAGCTAACAACTTCGTTATCTCCTCTGATCATGACCAGATGAAG GCACTAGCGAAGTCTCTAGACTTTATCATTGACACAGCATCTGGTGATCACGCGTTTGATCCTTACATGTCGCTGTTGAAGATCGCTGGAACTTATGTCCTGGTTGGTTTCCCAAGTGAGATTAAAATCCAGCCTGCCACTCTCAACCTCG GTATGAGAGTGCTTGCGGGAAGTGTAAGTGGAGGTACCAAGGTGACTCAGGAGATGATAGATTTCTGTGCTGCTCATAAGATTTATCCCAACATTGAGGTGATTCCTATTCAGAAGGCAAACGAAGCTATTGAAAGGGTGGTGAAGAAGGACATCAAGTACCGGTTTGTGATTGATATCGAGAACTCTCTGAAATAG
- the LOC103831773 gene encoding protein IQ-DOMAIN 1 isoform X2 has product MGGSGNWIKSLISNKKPITDDHQLGDKNSKKKWKLWRTSSESFISSSKGFKSRAGSYGTPSLGSDPPSFSADDSFAASVAAVIRAPPKDFLLVKREWAATRIQAAFRSFLARQALRALKAVVRIQAIFRGRQVRKQADVTLRCMQALVRVQARVRAHCNRTPSDGQELEKPSEEKNDPAKQAEGWCDSPGSVNEVRTKLQMRQEGAIKRERAMVYALTHQPRTCPSPNAKVNKQGSVKKSSGSCKSSPGWNWLDRWVADRPWEGRLMEGGPANSSDNNARKSESSVSEHDAVQVRKNSLTTRVVARPPPMSSSATSSETSSTSQSPVPFSGSFLEEGGYYRKPSYMSLTQSIKAKQRRSGSSSSACSRTPFEKKQSMSFNGDVDVKRSAGSDLYPPAQVTGRHMWAKSQRG; this is encoded by the exons ATGGGTGGCTCTGGAAACTGGATTAAGTCTCTGATATCTAACAAGAAACCCATCACTGATGATCATCAG tTAGGTGATAAGAACAGCAAGAAGAAGTGGAAACTGTGGAGGACTTCTTCAGAGAGTTTCATCTCTTCCTCAAAGGGATTCAAGAGCCGTGCTGGTAGCTATGGAACTCCTTCTCTGGGCTCAGATCCTCCGTCTTTCTCCGCTGATGATTCTTTTGCAGCATCTGTTGCTGCTGTTATCAGAGCTCCACCTAAAGATTTCCTTCTTGTTAAACGTGAATGGGCTGCAACAAGGATCCAAGCTGCTTTTCGATCTTTCCTG GCAAGGCAGGCGCTGAGAGCTTTGAAGGCGGTGGTGAGGATTCAGGCGATCTTCCGTGGTAGGCAAGTCAGGAAGCAAGCAGATGTGACATTAAGGTGTATGCAAGCTCTTGTTCGAGTCCAAGCTCGTGTACGAGCTCATTGCAACAGGACTCCTTCAGATGGACAGGAGTTGGAGAAGCCATCTGAAGAAAAGAATGATCCTGCTAAGCAAGCTGAG GGATGGTGTGATAGCCCTGGAAGTGTGAATGAAGTGAGAACAAAGCTACAAATGAGGCAAGAAGGAGCTATCAAGAGGGAGAGAGCTATGGTTTATGCACTCACACACCAG CCAAGGACGTGTCCAAGCCCTAACGCTAAGGTGAACAAACAAGGGAGCGTTAAGAAGAGTAGCGGGTCATGCAAGAGCAGTCCAGGTTGGAACTGGCTCGACAGATGGGTCGCAGACAGGCCATGGGAAGGGCGGTTGATGGAAGGTGGTCCTGCGAACTCATCAGACAACAACGCAAGGAAAAGCGAGAGTAGCGTGTCTGAACATGACGCGGTTCAGGTCAGGAAGAACAGTCTCACAACAAGAGTAGTGGCTAGACCTCCTCCAATGTCATCCTCAGCTACGAGTTCCGAGACTTCGTCTACGTCTCAGTCTCCGGTTCCCTTCTCAGGAAGCTTCCTTGAGGAAGGAGGGTATTACAGGAAGCCAAGCTACATGAGCTTGACGCAGTCTATCAAAGCTAAGCAGAGACGTTCAGGTTCTTCTTCATCGGCCTGTTCCAGAACACCGTTTGAGAAGAAACAGTCAATGTCTTTCAATGGAGACGTGGATGTAAAGCGTAGTGCTGGTTCGGATCTGTACCCACCGGCTCAAGTAACAGGGAGGCATATGTGGGCAAAGAGTCAGAGAGGCTAA
- the LOC103831773 gene encoding protein IQ-DOMAIN 1 isoform X1, giving the protein MGGSGNWIKSLISNKKPITDDHQLGDKNSKKKWKLWRTSSESFISSSKGFKSRAGSYGTPSLGSDPPSFSADDSFAASVAAVIRAPPKDFLLVKREWAATRIQAAFRSFLARQALRALKAVVRIQAIFRGRQVRKQADVTLRCMQALVRVQARVRAHCNRTPSDGQELEKPSEEKNDPAKQAEKGWCDSPGSVNEVRTKLQMRQEGAIKRERAMVYALTHQPRTCPSPNAKVNKQGSVKKSSGSCKSSPGWNWLDRWVADRPWEGRLMEGGPANSSDNNARKSESSVSEHDAVQVRKNSLTTRVVARPPPMSSSATSSETSSTSQSPVPFSGSFLEEGGYYRKPSYMSLTQSIKAKQRRSGSSSSACSRTPFEKKQSMSFNGDVDVKRSAGSDLYPPAQVTGRHMWAKSQRG; this is encoded by the exons ATGGGTGGCTCTGGAAACTGGATTAAGTCTCTGATATCTAACAAGAAACCCATCACTGATGATCATCAG tTAGGTGATAAGAACAGCAAGAAGAAGTGGAAACTGTGGAGGACTTCTTCAGAGAGTTTCATCTCTTCCTCAAAGGGATTCAAGAGCCGTGCTGGTAGCTATGGAACTCCTTCTCTGGGCTCAGATCCTCCGTCTTTCTCCGCTGATGATTCTTTTGCAGCATCTGTTGCTGCTGTTATCAGAGCTCCACCTAAAGATTTCCTTCTTGTTAAACGTGAATGGGCTGCAACAAGGATCCAAGCTGCTTTTCGATCTTTCCTG GCAAGGCAGGCGCTGAGAGCTTTGAAGGCGGTGGTGAGGATTCAGGCGATCTTCCGTGGTAGGCAAGTCAGGAAGCAAGCAGATGTGACATTAAGGTGTATGCAAGCTCTTGTTCGAGTCCAAGCTCGTGTACGAGCTCATTGCAACAGGACTCCTTCAGATGGACAGGAGTTGGAGAAGCCATCTGAAGAAAAGAATGATCCTGCTAAGCAAGCTGAG AAGGGATGGTGTGATAGCCCTGGAAGTGTGAATGAAGTGAGAACAAAGCTACAAATGAGGCAAGAAGGAGCTATCAAGAGGGAGAGAGCTATGGTTTATGCACTCACACACCAG CCAAGGACGTGTCCAAGCCCTAACGCTAAGGTGAACAAACAAGGGAGCGTTAAGAAGAGTAGCGGGTCATGCAAGAGCAGTCCAGGTTGGAACTGGCTCGACAGATGGGTCGCAGACAGGCCATGGGAAGGGCGGTTGATGGAAGGTGGTCCTGCGAACTCATCAGACAACAACGCAAGGAAAAGCGAGAGTAGCGTGTCTGAACATGACGCGGTTCAGGTCAGGAAGAACAGTCTCACAACAAGAGTAGTGGCTAGACCTCCTCCAATGTCATCCTCAGCTACGAGTTCCGAGACTTCGTCTACGTCTCAGTCTCCGGTTCCCTTCTCAGGAAGCTTCCTTGAGGAAGGAGGGTATTACAGGAAGCCAAGCTACATGAGCTTGACGCAGTCTATCAAAGCTAAGCAGAGACGTTCAGGTTCTTCTTCATCGGCCTGTTCCAGAACACCGTTTGAGAAGAAACAGTCAATGTCTTTCAATGGAGACGTGGATGTAAAGCGTAGTGCTGGTTCGGATCTGTACCCACCGGCTCAAGTAACAGGGAGGCATATGTGGGCAAAGAGTCAGAGAGGCTAA